A region from the Acidiferrobacter sp. SPIII_3 genome encodes:
- a CDS encoding MMPL family transporter yields the protein MNARPLALTVTAVWLAVLAILAALIVHSVHFGGSLTAFLPRSGSTVQRALVRGLHKGAASRLLLLAIHGGSGAQRARASRALTRRLRRDTRDFSLVADGGQTLARGLEGFLFRDRYLLAPRTSWTVPALRADLRRDLAILESPAGLSATQVLADPTGAVMAAARPWRGAAAGPRSRHGVWVTRGDHAALLLVETRASGFSVGPQRRALGLIHAAFAHAVDHQPLSLEIGGTGAITVEANDKVAGSAKFLTIIDLVLVAGILGFVYRSGPPLLVSLVPLASGAMVATAVIGLVFPRLTITTLGFGTMLIGVAMDYPTYVLLHVQAGERVPRAARRVARALGLAMIAMVIGFSTMITSHLAGLVQLGVFAAVGLAAAAGAARYILPFMIPAWRPSADLSAWDDRAARVSARLRRARAAVVVAAVAAIGVLGQQGGHVWDDHLSALSPASHALMRETGRLSRAFGVPGLSSLVVVTAANRERALVASAALRPVLARLRRGRALAGYRMAAEYLPSVAAQRRRARALPPPTVLRRRLRAAAAGMPFRRRAFRGFVAAVARARHAAPLRPADLPAPMRAQMGSLLMRVHGRGVAFVHLSDVRNPRRVARAIRASGVAGAHYVVVKQAVGRLMARYRAALLRHALIAGALMTLVIAIGLRSAREAARLVLPMAAAIVTACALLVMTGPGLTLLNLVALLLIAGLGMGYALFLGEHGLIAERRPLAPWVCAATTITGFGVMATAPVAMLRSVGLTVSLGALLALLFTAAWSLGASRVS from the coding sequence GTGAACGCCAGACCATTGGCATTGACGGTGACCGCCGTGTGGTTGGCGGTGCTGGCGATACTGGCGGCGCTGATCGTTCATAGCGTCCACTTCGGAGGGAGCCTGACGGCGTTTCTGCCGCGCTCGGGCAGCACCGTGCAGCGCGCCCTGGTGCGCGGCCTTCACAAGGGTGCCGCATCCCGTCTCTTGCTGCTTGCGATTCACGGCGGTAGCGGGGCACAGCGGGCGCGGGCCTCACGCGCGCTCACCCGGCGATTACGCCGCGATACCCGGGATTTTTCCCTGGTCGCCGATGGCGGGCAGACGCTAGCACGGGGCCTCGAGGGATTTTTGTTCCGCGACCGTTATCTGCTGGCGCCGCGCACGTCGTGGACGGTTCCGGCCCTGCGTGCCGATCTGCGGCGCGATCTTGCCATTCTCGAATCCCCGGCGGGCTTGAGCGCCACCCAGGTGCTGGCCGATCCCACGGGCGCGGTCATGGCCGCGGCGCGACCGTGGAGGGGCGCGGCCGCGGGGCCGCGCTCGCGGCATGGCGTGTGGGTGACGCGTGGCGACCATGCGGCGCTATTGCTGGTGGAGACGCGCGCGTCGGGGTTTTCGGTGGGACCCCAGCGGCGTGCGCTCGGCCTGATCCACGCCGCGTTCGCGCATGCCGTGGATCATCAGCCGCTGTCTCTGGAGATCGGTGGCACCGGGGCGATAACGGTGGAGGCCAATGACAAGGTCGCGGGCAGCGCCAAGTTTCTGACGATCATCGACCTCGTGCTGGTGGCGGGGATCTTGGGATTCGTGTATCGCTCGGGACCGCCGCTGCTGGTGAGTCTCGTGCCGCTTGCAAGCGGCGCGATGGTCGCCACCGCGGTCATCGGTTTGGTGTTTCCAAGGCTTACGATCACGACGCTCGGGTTTGGCACCATGCTGATCGGCGTGGCCATGGACTACCCGACCTATGTGCTTTTGCATGTTCAGGCCGGGGAGCGCGTTCCGCGCGCGGCGCGGCGCGTGGCGCGCGCCCTGGGACTGGCGATGATCGCCATGGTGATCGGCTTTTCCACCATGATCACCTCGCATCTCGCCGGTCTCGTGCAGCTCGGTGTATTCGCGGCCGTAGGGCTTGCGGCGGCAGCAGGGGCGGCGCGCTATATCCTGCCGTTTATGATCCCGGCATGGCGTCCGAGCGCCGACCTGTCCGCTTGGGATGATCGTGCGGCGCGGGTTTCCGCCAGACTTCGCCGGGCGCGCGCCGCTGTGGTGGTGGCGGCGGTGGCGGCCATCGGGGTTCTTGGGCAGCAGGGCGGCCATGTGTGGGATGACCACCTGTCGGCCTTGAGTCCGGCGTCGCACGCCCTCATGCGCGAGACCGGGCGGCTTAGCCGGGCGTTCGGGGTACCAGGGCTCTCGTCGCTCGTGGTCGTGACGGCCGCCAATCGCGAACGGGCGCTGGTGGCCAGCGCCGCGCTGCGACCAGTCCTGGCAAGGCTGCGCCGGGGGCGCGCGCTCGCCGGCTACCGCATGGCGGCCGAGTACCTGCCGAGCGTGGCCGCACAGAGGCGCCGGGCGCGTGCGCTGCCACCGCCCACGGTCCTGCGTCGGCGGCTGCGCGCCGCGGCCGCCGGCATGCCGTTTCGCCGGCGCGCGTTTCGCGGATTCGTGGCGGCGGTCGCGAGGGCACGCCATGCGGCTCCGCTGCGTCCGGCGGACCTGCCGGCGCCGATGCGCGCGCAAATGGGTAGCCTGCTTATGCGGGTCCATGGACGGGGCGTGGCGTTCGTGCATCTATCCGATGTCCGCAACCCCCGGCGCGTGGCGCGCGCGATCCGGGCGAGCGGGGTCGCGGGGGCCCACTATGTGGTGGTGAAGCAGGCCGTGGGGCGTCTCATGGCCCGCTATCGCGCGGCGCTGTTGCGTCATGCGCTCATCGCCGGGGCGCTCATGACGTTGGTCATCGCCATCGGTCTGCGATCGGCGCGCGAGGCCGCGCGCCTTGTGCTGCCGATGGCCGCGGCGATCGTGACCGCCTGCGCCTTGCTGGTGATGACAGGTCCAGGCCTTACGCTTTTGAACCTCGTGGCCTTGCTGCTCATTGCCGGTCTTGGCATGGGCTACGCGCTGTTTCTCGGGGAGCATGGGCTCATCGCCGAGCGCCGGCCGCTTGCGCCCTGGGTATGCGCG